Sequence from the Schistocerca gregaria isolate iqSchGreg1 unplaced genomic scaffold, iqSchGreg1.2 ptg000691l, whole genome shotgun sequence genome:
GCTCGAAGAGTCCGCGTGCAGAGCCGTCACAGGAGGGTGATGGCAGACCTGAAAAATAGGACAAATGGTAAGAGCTAAGAAAACGCGCGAAATAAATTTGatacaaaattgtaaaaaaattgcaCATCATCACGAAATGCATAACGTACCTGCTCGGTTAGGACTCTATATCCCTCTTCGGGGTCTATATATTCGAATGTCTCTCCTAGCATCGGATTCAAGTTCGAAAACAGCCTCTGAGTTCCAACGAACCCAGAGACGCAGTATGCAGTAGAGTATATCAACCTCTCGATGGGATCGGTCTGTCGGGCCGCTTTGGTGAGCAAATTAGCGTACGCGAACATTTCTGCGGTGCGCTGTAAAATCGTCATAGGCTCATACAGCTCGATTGGCAGAGACACCCCATTGCGTAGAACATCAGTACCAGTCTTCATGTTACTCCAAATGGAGACGATAGAAGACCCCAGAGAAAGTAGGGACTTTCGTTTGTTGGGCTTTCTGATAACGTTACTAGGCGTATTAGTTCCATGGTCCTTGtcactttctttctgttttgagGAGGACATGAGAAGGTATTTCGAACTTCTTAGCGTTGAGGGTATTGACAGTCTGCACTCTCAATGGCAGACTTTCTGTACGATTGTGTTAAAGATGCAGAGGATTGTTGGACTGCGACTACAGACGAGATTTAGATCAACAGTGGCAAAAACCAAACGAATATCATCAAACGCCAGGTGGTCTTAGCAATCTGGAGAAACCACTCAGATGAAGTCTGAAGTTTGACTGCTTGTATATTTTAGTGGCAGCTACTATTAAAAAAGTGTGGTACATAACTGCAATCATTTACCTGACCTCCTAAATATAGAAATTTTGGCCAAGAGAACAGGTAAAGCAACGTGTAGCTGTAGCAACCAGTCACGGACGTTGCTCTTAGTGAACACAGAATCGGACGTGTATAGAGCGCGCAGCCAAGAGGAGCATGTTCGTGGGTCGAAAGGGTTCCTTGCATCACTCTATATACAAAGGAGGCAAAGcagacacaattttttttgttatagaaATGTGGCAGCCATGTTGGCACTGTGACTGTAAGTTTTTAATACAAGTCCAGCTTCCTGATGAAACTGCGGAGAAGCTCGTCTCTCAGTCTCTGCAAAAACGGCGCACTTGTCCCACTGAATCTAGTAAAGTGCGTGGCAATTGGTTTTGCTATATATCGACAAAGATCGTTGCAAAAGGCCACAATTAATATtgctataaaaaaaaataattatgggaGACGAGGCTGTTTTTTGTGCGCAAGAtcaaaaatatctaaaaaaaaagcaGAGAGCCATAGTTTTTAAAGATGAATGTGACGTACGATGAATACGGAAGGCCATTTATAGTGCTGAGGGAGCAGCCACAGAAGAAGAGGATCAGGGGGTTGGAGGCTCAGAAGGTGCGTGCGGACACGATGGCGCGAGGGAGCCACAGAGCGAGTGTTTATCCGGGTGAGAGGGAGGGAcgcatgtgtgtgtgcgtatgtatgGAATGCGTTCTGATGGTAGCTTTTTTTTGCTTGAGAGGGTGTAGCTTCACATACTGGCGGCAAAGTCGGTAGCGAACATCATGAAGACAAGTTTGGGCCCGTGCGGGATGGACAAGTGTATGGTGAGTCAAGATGGAGATGTGACGCTGACGAATGACGGCGCGACCATTTTGGACGAAATGCACATTGAGGATCAGATAGCGAAGTTGTTCGTGCAGTTGAGTCAGTCGCAGGATGCGGAAGTAGGAGATGGGACGACGGGCGTGGTGGTGTTGGCGGGAGCGTTGTTGGAGCAAGCGGAGCAGTTGCTGAACCGAGGGTTACACCCGTCGAGGGTGATTAGAGGTTACGAGATGGCATTGCAGGTGGCTAAAGACAGGTTGAGGTCTTTGTCGGAGCCGATGAATTGGTCCAAGGAGAACCCGGAGGAGTTGATCAAGATTGTGTCGACGTGCTTGAGCAGCAAGGTGGTAAGTCGAGTGCAGCACGAGTTGGCGACAGTGGCTGTAAAAGCGGTGTTGGCAGTAGCGGATTTGGAGCGCAAAGATGTAAATTTGGACTTGATCAAAGTAGTAGGAAAACAAGGGGGGAGGTTAGAAGATACATGTCTGATAGACGGTATTTTAATAGATAAGGACTTCAGTCATCCACAGATGAGTCCGGAGGTGCAAGATGCGAAAATTGTGATACTGACGTGTCCTTTTGAAGTGCCAAAGGTGAGGACCGATCACAAGCTAACTATTGGGACTGTGGAACAGTATCAGGAGTTGGCCAAGTTAGAGAGTGACTATTTTGTGGACATGGTAGAGAAAGTGAAGGCGAGTGGTGCCAACGTTGTCGCGTGCCAGTGGGGATTTGATGATGAGGCAAACCATTTGCTATTAGAGAAAGGACTGCATGCAATAAGGTGGGTACTAGGAACAGAAATTGAGTTATTGAGCATTGCCACTGGTGCTCAGATAGTTCCTCGCTTTTCCGAAATTACGCCTGCAAAACTTGGCAAGGCAGCTCGCGTTCGAGAATGCTCATTTGGTACCACGCGAGATAAAATGGTTGTCGTCGAAGGGTGCTCCAATACCCGTGCGGTGACCATTTTGGTCAGGGGTGGAAACAAGATGATGGTTGAGGAGGCTAAGCGAGCATTGCATGATGCATTGTGCATGGTCAGAACCCTTATACGAGACACCCGCATTGTGTATGGCGGTGGTGCAATGGAGCTTGCCTGCAGTTCGGCAGTTTCCCAAGCCGCACAAAACGTTTCTGACGTTGAGCAGTATGCATTCCGAGCGTTCTCGGATGCACTCGACTCCATCCCGTTGGCACTGAGCGAAAACAGCGGTCTTCAGGCCGTCGAAACCGTCACTTACCTAAAATCTAGACAGCAACTTGAACAGCGCTTTGACTTGTGCATTGACTGTCTTGGCACTGGCAATGACAGCGCCAAAGATCTGCACGTTTACGAGTCACTTTGCTCTAAAGAGCAGCAGTACATGCTAGCCACTCAAGCTGTCAACATGATTCTGAAAATCGACGATGTGATCAAAAAAGACAGCGTTTGATCATTTATAAGAAAATTGCAGCATTGTTCGGACCTAAGCAACGCTCACTTTTTTTTCATCCGTATTGAAGGACATTCGACACTTTCACATGCGTGCTGATCTCTGTGCGCATTCGTGTTCGCTGTTTCGTGTCTGAAACTACGTTTTTTAGTCAGCGTGTGAGGCCACATTATTATTTACGCGTGGCATTTGgtcgacactttttttttttacattgttcgCGCAGTTCGCGTCTTCTTAAATAAGCGTGGCATCTCTTTTGTTTGAAATGGGCTCGGCGAAAATGACCTACATTTGGATGCACGATGCCTATTTGAAGATGGTTTTTCACGCATACAAATATTTGAATGCGCCGCTCACGGGCATATGTCTCGgatacaaagaaagcaaagacGATAGAATATACATCGTGGACGCGGTACCTTTGTTTCACCACCAAGTGTTGGCTCCGATGTTGGAATTAGCGTTTATGCAAGTATGAAGGAAGTAAGGGGAAAAAGCAACTTTCAGGCGACAGGGTTGGTAATCTTTTTTTTACAGGTCAGTCGTCTTGCGGCTCAACGACAATTGAGCCTAGTAGGCTTTTATGTAGCGGAGGAAATTCACTGTGACGCCTTATCGACGGGCGAACCCGAAAAAAAGGAGTCTTCTAAAAATGCCTTACCTCTGTGGATGTGTGATGTGTCTGCAAAGATGAAACAAGCGTTTCCTCAGTCTTTTGTTTTTAAGGTACAACTAAATGATTGGGACTTTTTTTTTGTTACGTTACTAAAAACGCGGCGTTGTATTGTGTAGGCAGATGGCAAAATGATGTCCCATTCCCTCTTGTCTCTACCAGGCCACATGTTTACTTCGGTGTCTTCGGatgtttccagctctcctgcatggAAGATGCACCACTCTGTCATTCTGGATGATCCTGATCGCATCAAGCAATCAATTGATCATTACTTCAGACACCAAAGGTTCTCTGACCTGGTGGATTTCGAGCGGTATTTGGACCGTTCAGACGGTCTTGTGCTTGATTACACAAATCCGAAGATTTTTGAAACCTTCAAAAAGGACGTTTGAAAGCGCGAGGGGGGGATATAGTGCCATTGTCTTCAATCGTCTGGATGACGTCCCGAATATCGTTCGGAAAGTTGCGCGTTACCTCGGAGTTGCGATAGATCAAGAGGGCCGCGTAACACTACGTTGTCATCGCCATTTTGATATAAACATAACTTCGTCATAATTGTTGCGACCGGTGCAGAATGGATAACGTGAGGTTTGTGATTTCGTCTATGTGTTACGAACGTTATCAATGACTAGACGCGACATCTAATCGTAGTGAAGCCGTCTGAGGGACGCAGACATATGAAAGTGAGCTTTTGTCCGCAGAGTTGTTCGACGTGTGTCAAAATTGACGCCTTTAGTTTCCTTTGACCGTTCAACATTAAGTTGGTGCTTTTTCGATTCGATGCGTCGCATGGTGAATGCCTCGTGCCTGCGTACGCTTCGGTACCAGCAGGGTCACGAAACGCACGTCCGtgcaaaaaaaacaaagaaaaataatgtcaaaaatttccGACCACTTTTTGCGATTATCCGAAAGCGTTGACCCCGGAAGCTAGCGACCTTGCAAGACATGCAGCGTGACTGTCTTTTTATTTCGCGAACGGAGTCGCTCGATGTGCGTTGTTTTTCACACATTAGTTTGAAGCTGACATAGATTTCAAGTTGGCATGTCTGTACAGTATGTACGCGTATACCACGTTGATGACAAACTGGAAGATTAGAGTTCCATCTGCGGCGTAGCCGAAGCTCAAAGAGATTATGTCCCAGCTGGCTATGCCGGCGACGACGGCAGTCAAGAACTGTAGCACGAATACTTGAACTTGCTTGCTCATTTCTGAAGGTGCAACAACAGGGAGTGTGTGAGTTATTGGGGGCAGCATACGGACTGGCTGGTTGACGTATATGAAGGCTTGGTCGCATACCGAGAGTCGTCCAGACGAAATATGCAGAAATGCACATGATGATGCTCATCAGCTATTTTGTTATTGCATGCAGTTGTAAGAAAGGTGGAGAGTGAGCACGATCTTTCGGTTGGGTGTCGCAGGCTGGTAGGAGAGAGAAGGGGACGGGCATGCTCCCTTCTGCGATGCACTTGACGAGGTGTGGGAGTCACGTACACACATAAAGTCTGCTTCGATTCCGTAGCTGTTAAATTCGGCACCCCAAAGCCCGATCACGAAGCCAGGTATAAGAAAACCTTTTGTGTATGTACATGTAATGCGGTCAGATAGAATGCGCGCTGGGAGTGCCTTGAAGCGACAGCGCTGCGGAGGACGCACCTAGACATCCTTGAATTGCTGAGGGTTTTTAGAGGGTGACGTGGATGCGCACACACATTTTTGGTTAGACAGATTTACGTTTGCCGATGCTAACACCAGAACTATTTGATTGGCGCGGATGAGtcccaatggaaaaaaaaaatggctgcgTGCCTGCAGTGGGAAAGCTGCTTACCTAGGTTGATGGAGGTGGCCATTAGCACTTGACGCAGTGTTGTTTCAGTTGGCATTCTGCGCCACCAATTTTCGAATTCATTTTTGTGCTTTTTCGGAAGGTGGTAGATAGGCGCATTGCTTAGTGCCGTCTGCATACGGAATGGGAAGGGCGAGGAGGTTTTGAGGTTCTGTACCTTGGTTAAAAAGGGTTTGATTTGAGACTTGTTCATCCCTGAGAAAAAAATGATGAGGAACCGCCTTATTATATTTTTTGATGAGAAAAGTGCTAGTCTTACAAAGTTTTGCGGGGCTTGGCATGAGGGCGTGAAGAGATAGGGAGTGGTTACGCCCTCGATGGTGCTTGGCCCAGAAGAGGGGGGGTGGAGAGCGCTTGCTGGTTGGGTGAGAGCCCAATTTGATGACGCGGTTGATCGAATTTGCGCGAACTGTTCGAAGAGTTCGCATATTTATCTTGGGGGTAGTTGTTTCGATATTGACAGAGAAGTGCGATCTTCATCTTTGGGGAAGTTAGAGACAAGTTGCGGGGATTGCCGCACGCATTCGTTTCGTTTGGTGTCTGCACAGACTTTTTTGGCTTTGAAGAGAGTGGGACAAAAAAGTTTGCGTTTTTTTGCGAAGTTGCATTGATAACTTGCAGTATTAGTTTCTCTTGCGCACTTTATTGGCTTTCACGGGCGATTAGATAACTTGCCGTTATGTGTTATGACCACAAAATATCCGTTGCGTGGCGTCGACCAGACATCTTCGCAGGGCGTACCAGATTCGGTTGTGGAGTCGCAGGAGAGCAAGGGACTAGATGAGGAAGTGGAGCGCTTGGCTCAGCTTTTTTTGCAGCTGGAAGACCACAAGCCCTCGAAGTACTTGTTAGCTTGTCTGTTTGAaattgtatgtatttttttttcgttttagtcTGATTCGTGCGAATAGGATGTTGCTTCGAAGGTTGGGAGTGTGTGACCTGTTTTTTCTCTATCGTCTCTCTAtcctttttttttgggagggggtctTTGAAGGGACCTGTCAAGCGAGGATGACGAAAAAAAGTTGTTTTCGTTGATTTGGCGTTCTAACAATTTTGAAAGTTGCTTGGCGAGCCATTTGACTTGGCGTTGTCTGTGCCATCTTCTTCTTCGTACGCGTCCCCCGAGCATCTTCGACTGCTGTTGAGCTTGATTCCTCATTTTCCCGCGTCGTTGCAGGTCACGGCGTTCCGTTCATTAGAGTACCTCGCCTTGAATTCCTACGATTTGCTGCAGTGTTTCGTCTCGTACGACCTCCCGAGCGCGGTTCTCCGCTTGCTTCCTGGGTCCGAGCTGGGGGTCGCGTTGCAGGCGCTCTCGTTGTTGAGGTGTCTGCTGAGGTGCCACACTTCCGTCCAGAACGCTCGCCTGTTTATGGCTGCGTTGAAGGACGCGTACATGGAGGGGAATAGAATGGCGGTTGCCGCGCTGCTTCAGACTTCCATAGAATTGGTGACTGACATGTCGACGGAGCCTAAGTCCTTCTTTCAGTGCGACGGGGACTGGCTAACGGGGGTGCTGGTGCCGCCTTTTTTGCTGCCTAACCAGTACACATTTTGCGCGTGGATATATATAGACCCGCCCGTTTCCATCCAGTGCGACGAGCAGCGATTGTTCTCGGCGTTTAGCCAGCAGGGGAACGGGTTGGTTTTGGCGTTTCAGATTGCGAGGGGGGAGGAGGGTTCGCAGTCGAACCGGTCGGCCGTCTCTGACAGGGGCGTTTTTTGGTACTTGACGCTCAGCATCCACGTTGAGAGTCATGTTCATGTGCTTCACTTTCGACAGTACTGCTTCTCGCCGGGCGAGTGGTACCACGTGGCGTTGACTCATGGCACGTCGAAGTATTTTGGAAAGCAGAATGTGTGGACGCTCTACGTCAACGGCGCGGTAAAAGAGACCCAGTCGCTGAGCAAGGTTAGGTTGAAAACTGAGAAGTCTCCGATGACTAAGAGTTGTTGGTGCAGCGGGCCCACTATGTTCGAGAGCGACAAGACGTATTCTGTCATTGGTCATCTGAGTCGCGGTGACAGGGTGAATCTGTACCGTATTGGGGAGTCGTCTGGTGGGTCTGACGCGACTCGTCGGGGCGCCACTCCTTTTTTTAAGGGTCGGCTTTACACATTTGGTCTTTTTGGCGAGCTGCTGTCTGCGGCCGCCATCGCCCAGCTCTCTCAGCACACGCTGGGCTCGTCTCGAACCGCCTGCGCCCCCTTTCTATCCGCCTCGTGTCCCGTGTTCGCGTACCATCCTCAGGACGTCCACGGTTCTCTCGTATTTGACCAAGCGGGTAACCTTCACGGACTGCAGCTGGGCAACTTCCGCGTCGTCAGTCACCGCACCTTCTCGGATTCTCTCATCGCCAGCGGCGGCGCGGAGGCGTTCTACCCTCTTCTCTTCAACATCGACGGCGCCCCCATGTCGCTCACCTTCTTAGAGCCACCTTCCCTGACGGCCCATCTGATATCGGTCCTGTCACGCCTCGTCCATCAGGACCAGCTGCACCAGCCGACCTGTCAATCCATCCTTAGCGTCGACACACTTGCCTTCTTCCTAGAACGCCTTCCCGCCTCCTCGGTGGACCTGCACACGCTCGTCTCTATATGGGACCTTCACTACGCCATACTGAGCACCGGCAAGCCTTCGCTGATATGCGAGAGCACGCTCAAGCTCATCTGGAACCTGAACTGGTGGTCCGGGGTCGCGTTTCCGGTCCAGCTCGCCCATGTTCGCAAACTCAAGTTCGCTGTACAACTCGGCACTCAAAAATCTAAATCCGAGTTCCACGACTGGGTCGGTGTCCCGTTCGTCGTCGACCAACTGGCGCACGTCTACACCTATCGCAGGCTGTCCACCGCGCCGTCCGAGCCGAAGGAGGAGCCGAAGGAACCGAAGGAACCGAAGGAACCGAAGGAGGAGCCGAAGGAACCGAAGGAGCCGAAGGAGCCGAAGGAGCCGAAGGAGCCGAAGGAGCCGAAGGAGCCGAAGGAGCCGAAGGAGCCGAAGGAGCCGAAGGAGGAGCCGAGGGAACCGAAGGAGGAGCCGAAGGAACCGAAGGAACCGAAGGAACCAAAGGAACCAAAGGAACCAAAGGAACCAAAGGAACCGAAGGAACCGAAGGAACCGAAGGAACCGAAGGAACTAAAGGAACCAAAGGAACCGAAGGAACCGAAGGAATCGAAGGAATCGAAGGAATCGAAGGGGCTGAAGCAACCGAATGAGCCGAAGGAGCCGAAGGAGCCGAAGGAGCCGAAGCGCGCagcgaaaaagaaggaaaaacagcagTTTTCGCTCGGCCTGAAACCGTCGTTTTTCTGCGACTCTCCTGAACGCACCTCCACTCTGTTCACCTTTGAGGAGTTGCGACAGCTCCGATCTGGTCTGTTCGACATTCTCAGACTCGAGGTGCACCGGTTCTTGGAGGTGCATGTCTTGACCCATTTTTTGGCAGTTGTCAGCCACTTGAGTCTGACAGCCGAAATTGTGGAACACTTGCAATTTTTGTTTGACGTTTTGTCGGACGCGCAACTTGGTTCCCAGATCTTCGTGATTCTTTCTACTCTCGGGGGCTATTCTTTGTTTTTTCCGCTACTTGGCCACGAGGAAGAGCGCGTGCGCCTGCTGGCCGTGCGCCTGCTGACTCAGCTGCTCTCGTTCGTGAAGAGGCCGTCTGTGGTTTTATCGGAGGATTATGTACCGGCGTTGATTAACTCGCTTTCGTCTTACCCGCTGACTCACGATACGTATGCTGCGCTATTGGGCATGCTGTTCCGACAGCCAAGCTATTCGCTCGGCTCGGCCGGGCCAGGGCGGCCCTGGTCGGCGCCCTCCAGCGTCCCGGTGTTCCGGTGTCCCCCGCTGGTCACGGTCATCTTCGCGCTGCTGCACCGGAGCGTGTCGTCCGCGGAATCGCGAGGAAGCTGGAAGCTGGCGCTGGACGTGGTGTGCGACTTCGGGTTCCGCCTGGGGCTGATCGACGACCGCCAGCTCGTGCGCGAATTCGAGTCGAGCGAGCAGTCCGCGGAGGAGGCGAGCGAGCGCAGGGCGCTGGCGGAGTGCCTGTCGGTGTACGAGCGCGAGGTGGACTGGCTCGAGACGTTGGTTCGGCTGCAGTTCGACGCGGTCGAGTTTTGCGCGAAGCGGGGCGCGGGGTGGAGGGCGAGGCTGAGCGAGCAGGTGAAGGCGAGGCTGAAGAAGAAGATGAGGCAGGCGCGGCGCAGTTGGGGCGAGTGCATGCACAAACGGGTCGAGAAGGAAGAGGACGTGCGCCAGGAGTACGGATTGCCCGGTCAGAGGCTGGCGGGCTCGGAGCAGTCGGAAGAGGAGGATTCGCTGTTTGACACGATTTTTGCGATCCACAATTTGGCGTTCGAGTTTGTGTGTCGTCTGGCGTATCTGCACATAACTCAGAAGAAGAACGGGTGGAAGGCGCTGTACCGAGTGGAGGTTGGGGTGTATCGTTTCGAGGGCGCGCTGGGCGACAGGAGTCGGGGCAGTTTCAAGGCGCAGACGTTTTTGCGTCGTTTGTACCAGCAGATTTTGTTTCGCCTGACGATGgactttcagcacttttttttgcccGCCGAGTCGTTCTCTCAGTCGTTGAATTTGTGCTGCAAGAGTTGTCCCTACCTGTTGCTGTTGGTGGAGGAGTACATTTTCTACCACCCGCGAGATCGGAGTGCGCTGGACGCGGAGGTGCAATCGGAGGTGGAGTCGGGCAGGTCCGCGGGGGTGCTGCGGGGATACATGCACCGGTCGAAGTCGAAGACGTATCGCCTGTATTCGGGGGCGAGGTCCCAGAGCGTCGCGGAGGAGCGGGGACCGGCGTCGCAGAGGTCGGAGTACGCGTTGATAGGGAGGTGGAAGGACTTCGAGCTGGCGTGCCAGTATTTTGACCTGTTGGACGTGGTGTTGCCGATCGTGTCGGGTCCGCTGAACGAGGTGATGGTGGAGAGGTTGTACTGGCCGTCGGCGGAGGTGGAGTCGAAGGGCCAGAAGGTGGAGTCTTGGATGGAGAAGCAGTGCGCGAGGGGGGTGTGCTTTCCGGACTTGGCGCGGTCGGAGTACGTGATTGGCGCGATGAACCGGGTGGACGTGAGCAGAGAGTTTGGGAGGGAGAAGCAGAGGTTGTGGGTGGTGTCGATTCGGTTGATGTTGACGTCGATGTTTGACGCGGAGTTGATTTTGAACACTGGCCGCTGTCAGGAGAGGGTGAGGAGGGTGGGGGAGATAGAGGCGTCGGTGGGGGGTTCAAGGGTGTTGTACGGGGCGAGGAGAGGGGGGTTTTTGAGTTTGGTGGAGAGGAAGAAGAGACAGATAGAGGACGAGGAGAGGGCGCACGAGGCGTTTTTTGTGTGTATGCTTTTGCGATTGCACCGCTTGATTCGCGTGTTGGTGGAGAACGAGGTGGGCGCGAAGAGTGGGTCCAAGTTGTCCAGGCCGCTGGCGTTTGCGGCGAAGGGGTACACGGCGATGATTCACAAGGGGTGGCAGGACGCGTCGGTGGTGGACGTGGTGTTGTTGGCGTGTGCGAAGTTGCTGCGGTTCGTGCAGCAGTGCCAGGAGAACGGGGACCAGATGTGTTACAGGATATTTCCGGTATTGTGCGGCATGTTGAGGGAGTGGACGACGACGAGTGGCGTGATGAGTTCGCTGTGCGAGGATCCGGCGTTGTCGGGGGAGGAGAACCCGTTTGAGGCGTGGTTTGCGTCggcggaggaggggaggggagaggggtccGGCGCGCAGTTTTCGTATTACGAGTTGAACAAGTTGAGGGCGGTTGACCAGTTGGCGTACCGGAGGAGGGTTTCCGAGTTTTTGGACTTTTCGCGCGAGTTCCTGAACGGGTCCAAGTACGTTCGGTGGAGGGCGAGGATGCAGATTGCGGTGCACTTGATAGAGCAGCGGGCGGTTCAGGGCATTCGGCCGATGCGCGGCCGCCACCAGCGGGTCGAGCGCGAGTTGTTGTCCGAACTGTGCAGGCTGGCGCCGCGAACGACGATCCGCAACGCGCCGGTCGAGTGTCTGGACCGCCTGGCGCAGGCGTCGGCGGAGCACCGCGAGGGGCGGCTGTTGCGCGAGAGGTGCGATCGCGAGGCGAAGCGACGCGCCTGTTGGAGGTTATGCAGACAGCTACACGAAGGCAACACAGTGTGGTACGCGTCGGTGCTGGAGGCGCCTCGCACGTCGACGGAGACGTTTTTCTACAAGCTGAACAAGGTCGAGCAGGCTTTGGGCGTCCGAAAGAAGCTCAAGAAGAACTTCTTGGGGACTCGGCACGAGCAGGCGTCGTGGGTCTATTGGAGTCGTCACGTGGCGCACCGAGGGGGCAAGAAGGGCTCCGATGCGCCGTCGGAGACGCAGGGGTCCGAGGGTCCGTCGGCGGCGGCTGCTCAGGCCGATTTGCCGCCGTCTTTCGAAAAAAGGGCCTATTTTTCCGTGGATTCGTCGTTGACTCGGGACGATCGCTCCGACCGCCGCAGTTCGCCACCCGCCGACCCGCTCGCTTGCTCGGAGACCCTGCTGCCCTCTCAGAGCAGCATGCAGACCATCAAGTTCTCTCGCCTGGCGCCCGTCCAGTCGCAGCCCCATCACACCTCCATCATCTCCTTCGACTCCGAACTCGACGAAATGCTCGCCTCCTCCGACGATCGAGAGGCTCGTCGCCGCGCCCCCAGGCAACCGCTCTCGCCGCCGCCGCTCTTCCCCCCCGCTCAAAAGGAGACCGTTCACTTCAAGAGCCTCGCCGACCTCGTCGGACTCGAGGTGACCATCTCCGGCTGTCTGTTCGTGACCGACACGTGGGTCATCTTCGTGTGCAAGGACCACGTCTGTCCCTGCATGGAGCACGTCTCGTCTCAGTCCTGTCCTTCCGCTGCGCGTCGGTCCGGCGGAACCGG
This genomic interval carries:
- the LOC126319961 gene encoding ER membrane protein complex subunit 8/9 homolog; this translates as MGSAKMTYIWMHDAYLKMVFHAYKYLNAPLTGICLGYKESKDDRIYIVDAVPLFHHQVLAPMLELAFMQVSRLAAQRQLSLVGFYVAEEIHCDALSTGEPEKKESSKNALPLWMCDVSAKMKQAFPQSFVFKADGKMMSHSLLSLPGHMFTSVSSDVSSSPAWKMHHSVILDDPDRIKQSIDHYFRHQRFSDLVDFERYLDRSDGLVLDYTNPKIFETFKKDV
- the LOC126319960 gene encoding uncharacterized protein LOC126319960, with product MRTLRTVRANSINRVIKLGSHPTSKRSPPPLFWAKHHRGRNHSLSLHALMPSPAKLWMNKSQIKPFLTKHKNEFENWWRRMPTETTLRQVLMATSINLAIQGCLGFLIPGFVIGLWGAEFNSYGIEADFMCLMSIIMCISAYFVWTTLEMSKQVQVFVLQFLTAVVAGIASWDIISLSFGYAADGTLIFQFVINVVYAYILYRHANLKSMSASN
- the LOC126319954 gene encoding uncharacterized protein LOC126319954; protein product: MNVTYDEYGRPFIVLREQPQKKRIRGLEAQKLHILAAKSVANIMKTSLGPCGMDKCMVSQDGDVTLTNDGATILDEMHIEDQIAKLFVQLSQSQDAEVGDGTTGVVVLAGALLEQAEQLLNRGLHPSRVIRGYEMALQVAKDRLRSLSEPMNWSKENPEELIKIVSTCLSSKVVSRVQHELATVAVKAVLAVADLERKDVNLDLIKVVGKQGGRLEDTCLIDGILIDKDFSHPQMSPEVQDAKIVILTCPFEVPKVRTDHKLTIGTVEQYQELAKLESDYFVDMVEKVKASGANVVACQWGFDDEANHLLLEKGLHAIRWVLGTEIELLSIATGAQIVPRFSEITPAKLGKAARVRECSFGTTRDKMVVVEGCSNTRAVTILVRGGNKMMVEEAKRALHDALCMVRTLIRDTRIVYGGGAMELACSSAVSQAAQNVSDVEQYAFRAFSDALDSIPLALSENSGLQAVETVTYLKSRQQLEQRFDLCIDCLGTGNDSAKDLHVYESLCSKEQQYMLATQAVNMILKIDDVIKKDSV